A genomic segment from Pseudosulfitobacter sp. DSM 107133 encodes:
- the xdhA gene encoding xanthine dehydrogenase small subunit, whose translation MNVSFRLNGEDVTATDVTPTTTLLDWLRETRGLTGTKEGCNEGDCGACSVIVTDADSARPLNACILFLPQLQGKAIRTVEGISAPDGTLHPVQQAMIDHHGSQCGFCTPGFITTMAANHLNGRTDHDTALAGNLCRCTGYAPIVRAAKAAQSAPVPAHMHDTPLLLAPNIPGEPQAGAAPPSHPTTLDAFADWYAAHPDTTLIAGATDVGLWVTKQMRDLGQTAFLSHVDGLRGVTVSDDVITIGAMTTLSDLHPVMAEHHPTFAELIRRYGSAQVRNAATIGGNVANGSPIGDGPPALIALDATLHLQRGAETRSLPIVDFFIDYGKQDRQKGEFLTHITLPRGADHLRCYKLSKRFDQDISAVCGCFWIEVADGTVKTARLAFGGMAATPKRAHKAEAALTGQPWSHDTVRDAMAALTQDFTPLSDMRASAAYRMEAAQNMLLRAWSEDQGAPTSVLEVRA comes from the coding sequence AGGACGTCACGGCGACAGATGTCACCCCCACGACGACACTCCTCGACTGGCTGCGCGAAACGCGCGGCCTGACCGGCACCAAGGAAGGCTGCAACGAAGGCGATTGCGGGGCCTGTTCGGTGATCGTCACCGATGCCGACAGCGCCCGCCCGCTGAACGCCTGCATCCTGTTCCTGCCACAACTGCAGGGCAAAGCCATTCGCACCGTCGAAGGTATCAGCGCCCCCGATGGCACCCTGCACCCGGTGCAACAGGCGATGATCGACCACCATGGATCGCAATGCGGATTCTGCACGCCCGGATTTATCACCACGATGGCGGCCAACCACCTGAACGGACGCACCGACCATGACACCGCGCTGGCGGGCAACCTGTGCCGCTGCACCGGCTATGCCCCGATCGTCCGCGCCGCAAAAGCGGCCCAAAGCGCCCCCGTCCCCGCCCATATGCACGACACCCCGCTTCTTTTGGCCCCAAATATCCCGGGGGAGCCGCAGGCGGGGGCAGCGCCCCCAAGCCACCCCACAACCCTCGACGCCTTTGCCGACTGGTACGCCGCCCACCCCGACACCACGCTGATCGCGGGTGCCACGGATGTGGGCCTGTGGGTGACCAAACAAATGCGTGATCTGGGGCAGACCGCGTTCCTGAGCCATGTGGACGGCCTGCGCGGTGTGACGGTCAGCGACGACGTGATCACCATCGGCGCGATGACCACTCTGTCGGACTTGCACCCCGTTATGGCCGAACACCACCCGACCTTTGCCGAGCTGATCCGCCGCTATGGATCCGCGCAGGTGCGCAATGCTGCGACCATCGGCGGCAATGTCGCCAACGGCTCGCCCATTGGCGACGGGCCACCGGCGCTGATCGCGCTGGATGCGACGCTGCACCTTCAACGCGGTGCAGAAACGCGCAGCCTGCCCATTGTCGATTTCTTCATCGACTACGGCAAACAGGACCGCCAAAAGGGCGAATTCCTGACCCACATCACCCTGCCACGGGGTGCAGACCACCTGCGCTGCTACAAGCTGTCGAAACGGTTTGATCAGGACATTTCCGCCGTTTGCGGATGCTTCTGGATTGAAGTTGCGGATGGCACGGTCAAAACCGCCCGTCTTGCCTTTGGCGGCATGGCCGCAACCCCGAAACGCGCGCACAAGGCCGAAGCGGCGCTGACCGGCCAGCCGTGGAGCCACGACACTGTCCGCGACGCAATGGCCGCACTGACGCAAGACTTTACCCCCCTCTCCGACATGCGCGCCAGTGCCGCCTACCGGATGGAGGCCGCGCAGAACATGCTGCTGCGGGCATGGTCCGAAGACCAAGGCGCGCCAACATCGGTGCTGGAGGTCCGCGCATGA
- the xdhB gene encoding xanthine dehydrogenase molybdopterin binding subunit gives MSVARPLPHDAARLHVTGAARYVDDIPTPRDTLHLAFGTSTVAAGTLTALDLEAVRAAPGVVAVMTAADLPFDNDVSPSNHDEPLLATDAVHYLGQPLFLVIATSHGAARRAARLGDATIEKTTPILTIEQAEAADSRFEDGPRIYARGDLDAGFADAPHRLSGVMEIGGQEHFYLEGQAALALPGDNGDMHVHSSTQHPSEIQHKVAEAIGQHMHAVRVETRRMGGGFGGKESQGNALAVACAIAARATGRPCKMRYDRDDDMIITGKRHDFRITYDVAYDDAGRILALDVRHDTRCGWAMDLSLPVADRAMLHADNAYHLPAVRITSHRWKTNHQSATAFRGFGGPQGMLGMERIVDHVAHALRADPTAVRRANFYASGGDISGQKIQTTPYGQEVDDFIGHEMLARLEESSDYAARRAAVDAWNARGGVIRKGLALTPVKFGISFTLTHLNQAGALVHVYADGSVHLNHGGTEMGQGLFQKVAQVAASRFGVPMEAVRITATDTAKVPNTSATAASSGSDLNGMAVRNACDTIRERIELHLAQLHQCSPADVVFKNGRVTAGGADYSFAEVAALAHQARISLSSTGFYKTPEISWDRIKGHGRPFFYFAYGVAAVEVAVDTLTGENRMLRADILHDAGASLNPALDIGQVEGGFIQGAGWLTTEELVWDDTGALRTHAPSTYKIPACGDRPEVFNVALWDGENRADTIYKSKAVGEPPLMLGIATLMALSDAVASCGDAYPDLHAPATAEQMLAAVHRARGA, from the coding sequence ATGAGTGTCGCCCGACCCCTGCCCCACGACGCCGCCCGCCTGCATGTGACGGGGGCCGCCCGCTATGTCGATGACATCCCAACGCCTCGGGATACGCTGCATCTGGCCTTTGGCACCAGCACCGTCGCTGCCGGAACGCTGACTGCGCTCGACCTTGAGGCGGTGCGCGCCGCCCCCGGTGTGGTTGCGGTGATGACGGCTGCCGATCTGCCCTTTGACAACGATGTGTCGCCCTCGAACCATGACGAGCCGCTGCTGGCGACGGATGCTGTGCACTATCTTGGCCAGCCGCTGTTTCTGGTCATCGCCACCAGCCACGGTGCCGCGCGCCGCGCGGCGCGTCTGGGCGATGCCACGATCGAAAAGACCACCCCGATCCTGACCATAGAACAGGCTGAAGCCGCCGACAGCCGGTTCGAGGACGGCCCACGCATCTATGCGCGCGGCGATCTCGACGCAGGCTTTGCCGATGCCCCGCACCGTCTGTCTGGCGTGATGGAGATCGGCGGGCAGGAACACTTTTACCTCGAAGGGCAAGCTGCGCTCGCCCTGCCCGGTGACAACGGCGACATGCATGTGCATTCGTCCACCCAGCACCCGTCGGAAATCCAGCACAAGGTGGCCGAGGCCATCGGGCAGCACATGCACGCCGTGCGGGTCGAGACGCGGCGCATGGGCGGCGGGTTTGGGGGCAAGGAAAGCCAGGGCAACGCGCTTGCGGTTGCCTGCGCGATAGCCGCCCGCGCGACGGGCCGCCCCTGCAAGATGCGCTATGACCGTGATGATGACATGATCATCACCGGCAAGCGCCACGATTTCCGCATCACCTATGACGTGGCTTATGACGACGCGGGGCGCATTCTGGCGCTGGACGTGCGCCACGACACCCGCTGTGGCTGGGCGATGGACCTTTCGCTGCCGGTGGCAGACCGCGCGATGCTGCACGCCGACAATGCCTATCACCTGCCTGCGGTGCGTATCACCAGCCACCGCTGGAAAACCAACCACCAGTCCGCCACCGCCTTTCGCGGCTTTGGCGGGCCGCAGGGGATGCTGGGGATGGAGCGGATCGTCGATCACGTGGCCCATGCCCTGCGCGCCGATCCGACGGCGGTGCGGCGGGCAAACTTTTATGCCTCCGGCGGGGATATTTCCGGCCAAAAGATACAGACCACACCCTACGGGCAAGAGGTGGACGACTTCATCGGCCACGAGATGCTGGCACGGCTGGAGGAAAGCTCGGACTATGCCGCGCGGCGGGCGGCGGTGGATGCGTGGAACGCGCGCGGCGGTGTGATCCGCAAGGGGCTGGCGCTGACGCCGGTGAAGTTCGGGATTTCGTTCACGCTGACGCATCTTAATCAGGCGGGGGCGCTTGTGCATGTCTATGCCGACGGGTCGGTCCATCTGAACCACGGCGGCACAGAGATGGGGCAAGGGTTGTTCCAGAAGGTGGCGCAGGTGGCGGCCAGCCGGTTCGGGGTGCCGATGGAGGCCGTGCGGATCACGGCGACGGACACGGCCAAGGTGCCCAACACATCCGCCACGGCGGCGTCGTCCGGGTCTGACCTGAACGGGATGGCGGTGCGCAATGCCTGCGACACCATACGGGAACGGATCGAGCTGCATCTGGCGCAGTTGCATCAATGCAGCCCTGCCGATGTGGTGTTCAAGAACGGACGGGTGACGGCGGGTGGCGCCGACTACAGCTTTGCCGAGGTGGCGGCACTGGCGCATCAGGCGCGGATCAGCCTGTCGTCGACCGGCTTTTACAAAACGCCCGAGATTTCGTGGGACCGGATCAAGGGACACGGCCGCCCGTTCTTTTACTTTGCTTACGGCGTTGCGGCGGTCGAGGTGGCCGTGGACACGCTGACCGGCGAGAACCGGATGCTGCGGGCGGATATCCTGCATGATGCCGGTGCGTCGCTGAACCCGGCGCTGGACATCGGACAGGTCGAGGGCGGGTTCATTCAGGGCGCGGGCTGGCTGACGACCGAGGAACTGGTCTGGGACGACACCGGCGCGTTGCGCACCCATGCGCCGTCGACCTACAAGATCCCCGCCTGCGGCGACCGGCCCGAGGTGTTCAACGTGGCGTTGTGGGACGGCGAGAACCGCGCCGATACGATTTACAAATCCAAGGCGGTGGGCGAGCCGCCCTTGATGCTGGGCATTGCCACTTTGATGGCCCTGTCGGATGCGGTGGCCTCTTGTGGCGACGCCTATCCCGATCTGCACGCGCCCGCCACCGCCGAACAGATGCTGGCCGCCGTTCACCGGGCGCGC